GCTAGTGATAAATACATCTCTGTAAAGGCTAGCATCATCAGAAATTTTTGAATTCAAAGTGGCTGGTCCACATTCACTTTGTCCGCTGCTTATCTCTGATGTCAGCAAAATTATGCCATAATACGCGAAAGAATTCCCAAAATAGACCACCCATAAGAGAAGAGTAGTTTTAACTAATGTTGATGAGAACAGCATTATAACTGATGAGAAGCCTGCTTTGAAAAATGTGACTTCATTACTTCCAGAAGAAAGCAATCCAATACGTTCTGCTGGAGCAAATTCTTCATCCAACTCTGGTCTTCTATCAGAAACAAGCATTCCAGAGGGGAGTTCTGTTTGGTTGAGTATAGCCATTTTTTTCAGAATGTTATGCACATCATTCATTTTGCCTCTCATATATAGGTATCTTGGAGATTCTATCACATATCCATAAAGAATCAGGGCTGCAAAAGATGGTATTGATGAAAGTGCAAGTAACCATCTCCAACCCAATCTTGGCATAATGATCTACACAAAATCATATAAAAAAATTCTTTAACAAATAAAACGAAAGAAATTTTTCGGAAGCCCATGTGAGGAAATATAAAACTAGAATATCAACCATATTAAAATTCTTCAAATGAGACTTCTTTGTAAAACTGATAAAGACAAGAATGCCATGAAATCTTTATGCAACTTATAATTACTAGGGTAAAGCACCCAGAATATCAAGCTCGTCTCATTTAACCAAAAAGAACGTTTTACACATAGATAGCATGATACAAGTCGATGCAAGAGAAGAAAGATGCTGTAGTCAAGGAAAGGTAAAGTCCCTTATTGTCAATTTTTAGACTAAGATGCCCCATTTCAGAAGTTTGACTTCTGTGTAGACTGAGGAATGAAaactaaaaaggaaaatatCCCATGTTTGATGAGAATTAGAATACCATGTAGGGAGGAACATACCCATGCCAATGAAGCCTCAAGGATTGTGCCAACTGACCAGAATGTAGAGAAGATAACCATCCAGGTTCCCCTTTTCTGTGCGGGTACAAACTCTAGAAACCAAGCTGAGTACACCGGCCCACCACCAAGGCCAACACCAACGAACACTCTCAAAATAATCAAAGTTATGTAATCAGGTGAGAAAGTACTCAGGAATGCAGATATGGTGGTAACTATTGCTACACTCAGGAGACCCTTCCTGGTGATGGAGAACAAAAGCAGGGAGTGGTTGTCAATGTCAAGCTAAAGACTTAAATATAAGTTAAAGATAAGTCCAAATAGATATTTAACGAACTCCAACAAAATAACGTGTGAAAAAACTAAACTGATTTTGAGCAATGCGAAcgcgaaaaggaaaaggaacagAATAGTCCAGTACAAATAAGTTGAAGAAGTAAGTTTgaataaagggaaaaaaattctgATTCTCAACGAAGCAGGTTCTCTGATCTTTATACTGGGAATTTTCAGATACCCGATGGGATTCAATTACAACTAAGGGGAATTTGTACAGTAAGTAGAAAGTTTCCAGTCCAACCGTTTCTAGAATATGTTCCATCAGGTTTGACCTCAGTTTATGTCAAAGCTGACAATAGTTCAAAACTGTAGTTCATTATTCTAATCTTTCCTGCACATCTTTCAAATTGCCGCTAGTAACTCAAGAGTTTAGATGATCCATGACACTCTGTGTACACTTACTTGCATCAACATTTTTCATCAGCAGACAGAAGGGTTTTCCTCTACACAGGACAGTATAGGAACCAAGCAGACAAACAGAAATTATTTAGATTGACAATAAGCAAGTGACTTTTCCATTAGAATTGCTACTAAATCTGGTATCCTTCTACTCCAGATTAGGAAAACCTTCCTTGTCAAGGATTGCTGATGCTGCTGAACATACAGGGtccaaaattaccaaaaatggATTCACATACCAAAATATCTAGCACTAGCTGTAAAAGTTTTCACCAAAGACAGTTCCTGCGCTGAATATGGCATCGAATAAATCCTTCAGATTAGCTGGAAACCCAaaattttatccgataaataaatttgtttatgaaaaaatgggtactctgttcttataatggaggaaagccgtaaagagctggtctttattaaaaaataaatttatttttattttattctataaataaatttatttatgaaaaaatgggtactctgtgcttataatggagaaaagtcataaagaactGGTCTTTTATGGGAAAGTGATACTTTATAGAAAGTGGCcgcgatttggtttatgaattatcccaaataaaaatttagaataaatttgtttgttttgaaagttaTATAACGGTCGTTAAAACTCTAGATAttggcaaaaaaattttggggttgCAGAAAGTCAgagggaagaaggagaagaatggAGCTTTTCGTCCGTTGCAATTGTTCCGTTAAAAATGGCTCCATTCGGTTTTACCCATTTTTTGTTAGATAAAACCGTTGGTTCTAACGATCAATTCTTTATTTCCCCTCAATTGTCcctaattggccaaaattacggAACATTGAGGATGCCTTTCTGcaaccccaaaatttttttgtcaataattcAAGGGAGGAAAAAGTTTATTACTATAGTTTAAGGGGTAAATTGCAATTAAGTATATAGTTAGTCATGATTTTATTGCATTTAACCCCAACAATTAACGTTAGACATAGTGTATTCTGGTGCAAAAACTTCAATTATTATGAGTACTGGTTATGGCACACCGAATGGGTGTGGTAATAATACAAAATTATgataaaaaattagtttaaatgtCAAGTAGACAAAGGTACTTGAAAATACTTTCACATTAGTGCTTAATAAATAGTTGGCAGTTTGTTTTACTGTAACCAATTTTGTTTCCAAAacttttaataaatgaaaactaattttgtttccaaaacttttaataaataaaaattaaagaataGGAAACACTGGATAGATATGGCTTTGCAAAAACTTTGATATAATGATTGTGTATACGAATTCAAATTCATTTGCTTACTAATGAATTTGAATTTACGTCTAATTGAATTAATTATAAATAGGCAGTCGAAATCTGTCCATTTAATTGCCACtaattaattggttttattCAGCTACCCATTTGAAACtaataaaatcacatatccaTTTGGATTAACATGGTGAATAAGAGAGCAATAAAAAGTAGAGAAATGTCGAGGGGAAGTGCTGCATGAACAGAATGTAGAAAGGAAGGGAAATAATGTTGTGCTTTGCtagcaaataataatagtaattctattactattattattatattaaagGTAAATCCGCCAACCGCACATATAATTTAGGTATTCAGGCAAAATCTTAGAAATAGCTTTATTCAGGCAAAATATGCTCCAACTGCACAAAAAAATAGCCCATTACACCAAAAATTATTTCTATTATTAAACAAATTCAACTCACATACATGTATAAGAGATATTTATATAATAAACAATTAAGGGATATTATTATACTCCTATTTTTTCACTTCACTCCCCcatgtaaaataatttttttaatgttagtAAACTTCGTTGGAATTAAATTTGTAATATAAACATTAGAGTTTTTGAAGTTTTGTATAGTTTTGCAAATGTTAGGGAAGGCCATGTGAATATGTCAAAAACCTATAGGAGGTTTCTACAATTATGTCTAATTTTATAATTAACCAAAGCAAAAGGCAAGCAAATGCATGTActattttacttcaagtaatagcaagtttaattcaagtaatagtaagtttttatacataaatagtaattattACTGATAACATGGCAAATTTGATTAATAATCAAGATTTATTAATTTATGGGACAcatgtactattttactttaaaacttatctcaaactagtattaggaagtttatttgaaataacgataAGATGTTTTATCAATGATTAAAGCTTAATATCTTAGTTAtaaagtactcataatatactcatataatacatgattataggtataatttaaaatttttttgtacttatatatttttaaatactatgaaaaatagTATGAACTAAACCTACTCACCAAAAAGTAAATTTCGGATAtagagtagtaatttattttttaaaaaattaagttgcatatttattccaatttatgCATGAAGATACATCGATCGGTGCTCTCTGGATGCGTCCAAACTCCAGTGAATGTCTTTAAACTAAATTCTAATTAAAGTAGTAtccaagataaaaaaaatactactcgtataaaaaaaatcaatataattTCGCTAATAGCAAttaaatttgaagttttaaaataTGCGTAAATAGTAATTtagtttaaaaatataattagtaTGAAGAGTATAATTGGCATAAATAAGTGTATTCAGTAAGTCAATATTGTAAACCTCCCCTCAGGTTTCTCTTCATTTCGCCTGACACCCCTAAAGTTCTAAAACTATCACTAACCTACCTTACTTTTGTTGTTTGTATAGCAAGATTTTTAAATATCCTAACTACCCTTTTGCTCGCTAGATAGGAATATTCGTAAACCACTTTGTTTATTTGAAAAAACTATCATTAATTACATGGTATTTCTTTTGTATTACTACTACATCATAATGCTACACAATCACAGATAAAACTATAAATTTGAAAAGTaaaagtgaaatttgaaaacaaaTAACTTGCATAGTCATACCTCATTTGATCACAATCACAAAAActacaagaaaaacaaaattctatttatta
The Coffea arabica cultivar ET-39 chromosome 6c, Coffea Arabica ET-39 HiFi, whole genome shotgun sequence genome window above contains:
- the LOC113694138 gene encoding organic cation/carnitine transporter 7 isoform X1 — encoded protein: MDHDEVENNDGNLDQMYTLDEALSVVGFGRFQVLVLCYAGLGSIAEAMEVMILSFVGPAVKSQWELSSAQESLITTVVFAGMLVGAYSWGIISDNYGRRKGLLSVAIVTTISAFLSTFSPDYITLIILRVFVGVGLGGGPVYSAWFLEFVPAQKRGTWMVIFSTFWSVGTILEASLAWIIMPRLGWRWLLALSSIPSFAALILYGYVIESPRYLYMRGKMNDVHNILKKMAILNQTELPSGMLVSDRRPELDEEFAPAERIGLLSSGSNEVTFFKAGFSSVIMLFSSTLVKTTLLLWVVYFGNSFAYYGIILLTSEISSGQSECGPATLNSKISDDASLYRDVFITSFAELPGLILSAIIVDFLGRKRSMALMYLFSFIFLLPLFFKPQHEFLTTGLLFGARMFVIGTFTIVGIYCPEIYPTAVRSTGYGVASAVGRIGGMICPLVAVQLVTGCHLVPALIFFEVVIALSGICVMLFPFETKGRKLTDTVAACNSS